The following proteins are encoded in a genomic region of Methanomassiliicoccales archaeon:
- a CDS encoding recombinase family protein — translation MPRVAIYTRVSTEDQAKEGYSLAAQKERLEAYCEAQGWDIAGYYIDDGHSGRNTRRPAYHRMMEEREKWDIILVLKMDRIHRNSKNFMTMMENLEKWGKKFSSMNESLDTSNAVGRFVVDIIQRIAQLESEQIGERTYMGMRQKAESGQGLLGFRVPYGYHLQNGELVQNEEEAPVVRSIYDQYLSGRTMDLIAWGLNKDDIGTKSDNHWTVWSISRILHNPVYAGHRRWDDLVVRSMHAPIISSFTFNQVQEKIASRVKDKRHRTVCLLPDDLLGKDETVEAS, via the coding sequence ATGCCTAGGGTGGCCATCTATACCAGGGTCTCCACCGAGGACCAGGCCAAAGAAGGTTATTCCCTGGCTGCCCAGAAGGAGAGGCTGGAAGCATATTGCGAAGCGCAAGGCTGGGACATCGCTGGATATTATATCGACGATGGTCACTCTGGCCGCAATACCCGCCGACCAGCATATCATAGGATGATGGAAGAGCGGGAGAAGTGGGACATAATCCTGGTCCTTAAGATGGACCGTATCCACCGCAATTCCAAGAACTTCATGACCATGATGGAGAACCTCGAGAAGTGGGGGAAGAAGTTCAGCAGCATGAACGAATCCCTGGACACCTCGAACGCGGTCGGTCGTTTCGTAGTTGATATCATCCAACGCATCGCCCAGCTGGAGAGCGAACAGATCGGTGAACGAACGTACATGGGAATGAGGCAGAAGGCCGAATCTGGCCAGGGACTTCTTGGTTTCCGCGTACCTTACGGTTATCATTTGCAGAATGGTGAGCTGGTCCAGAATGAGGAAGAGGCTCCAGTTGTACGTTCAATTTACGATCAATATCTATCTGGGCGGACCATGGACCTGATCGCCTGGGGCTTGAACAAGGACGATATCGGAACTAAGAGCGACAATCACTGGACGGTCTGGTCGATTAGTCGTATCTTGCACAATCCGGTGTATGCCGGGCATCGCAGATGGGATGATCTGGTGGTCCGTTCGATGCACGCCCCCATAATATCCAGTTTCACATTCAATCAAGTACAAGAGAAGATTGCCTCAAGGGTAAAAGATAAGAGACATAGGACGGTCTGTCTACTGCCAGATGATTTGCTGGGAAAAGACGAAACCGTCGAGGCGTCTTAA
- a CDS encoding recombinase family protein, with protein sequence MSDNEHLRAAIYVRVSTEDQAREGYSIPAQLKRLRSYCLARGWTVFYEYVDDGYSGRSAERPNYKKMMHEKDHWDVLVVLKMDRIHRNSRNFAMMMDFLRSWNKEFNSMQESFDTTTAIGRFVMDIIQRIAQLESEQIGERVKVGMTQKAKEGKGHLGSPEPYGYHYQNGELVIEEQEAQAVVSMFRMATGLSSLNQICEALDSQGVETKNGGIWQRATVHGILTNRIYLGKLIWEGFEQAAPQLKIIEPELYDEVQELIASRIKSKKGPKRISPKTLFRSEAHA encoded by the coding sequence GATCTATGTCCGTGTTTCAACGGAGGACCAGGCCAGAGAAGGCTACAGCATCCCTGCTCAGCTCAAACGGCTTCGCTCCTACTGCCTGGCCAGGGGATGGACGGTATTCTATGAGTATGTTGACGATGGATACAGCGGTAGGAGCGCTGAGCGCCCTAACTACAAGAAAATGATGCATGAAAAGGATCACTGGGACGTTCTGGTGGTCCTTAAGATGGACCGTATCCACCGCAACAGTCGGAATTTCGCCATGATGATGGATTTCCTGCGATCCTGGAACAAGGAATTCAACTCCATGCAGGAGAGCTTCGATACTACTACCGCCATTGGCAGGTTCGTAATGGACATCATCCAGCGCATCGCCCAGCTGGAGAGCGAGCAGATCGGTGAGAGAGTCAAGGTGGGCATGACCCAGAAGGCCAAAGAAGGGAAGGGCCATCTAGGCAGCCCAGAACCATATGGATATCACTATCAGAATGGTGAACTGGTGATCGAAGAACAGGAGGCTCAGGCCGTCGTTAGTATGTTCAGGATGGCTACTGGCCTATCTTCGCTCAATCAGATATGCGAAGCCTTAGATTCTCAAGGCGTGGAGACAAAGAACGGTGGCATCTGGCAAAGGGCCACGGTCCATGGCATCCTCACCAATCGCATCTACCTTGGAAAACTGATATGGGAAGGATTCGAACAGGCCGCCCCTCAATTGAAGATCATCGAGCCAGAGCTCTACGATGAAGTTCAGGAGCTCATCGCCTCTCGCATCAAATCGAAGAAAGGTCCTAAGAGGATCTCTCCTAAAACCCTGTTCAGGAGCGAGGCCCATGCCTAG